A single region of the Candidatus Protochlamydia amoebophila UWE25 genome encodes:
- a CDS encoding BTB/POZ domain-containing protein has translation MYIHNSRFNSSHFIVNTDSHTYYRSNNRLNFSERINLLCKKIFQSSLNPFFSYINRDQFQSQWREIFWGRKEIATNRPGSGLPLPSSSQTLCFVPPSYKLSFQDKTSLSISSSHISLLMEKSLYFKSLWSGNFQETLQDPLDLTQKEFTYLLNCLVDASFKVPVEDLPSFIQLADYYQLAEVVKNLEERLLDAYKSEEGELFNSTEDSLVKLKEVLNFAHQYHLDALKNYLEFTVVSNLLNQAPDLTEFEKILNHFLNEIEELNFSKNAHLTDAHLLALKNCENLKVLNLQACHNLTDAGLAHLTPLAALKHLDLSGCELTDDGLVHLTPLAALQHLDLSHCRNFTDAGLAHLKLLVALQHLNLSHCGKLTDAGLAHLKLLVALQHLDLSHCRNFTDAGLAHLKLLVALQHLNLSYCGNLTDAGLAHLTPLMALQHLDLNGCHNLTDAGLTHLTSLVVLQYLNLSWNYNFTDAGLAHLTPLMALQHLNLSYCGNFTDAGLAHLTSLAALKHLDLIGCELTDDGLAHLKLLVALQHLNLSYCGKLTDDGLAHLKLLVALQHLDLSGCDKLTGAGLAHLKFLVALQHLNLSHCGKLTDDGLVNLTPLAALRHLDLSHCGKLTGAGLAHLKFLVALQHLNLSHCGKLTDAGLVNLSPLMALQHLDLSHCGNLTDAGLVNLSPLMALQHLDLSHCGNLTDDGLVNLKFLVALQHLDLSHCGNLTDDGLAHLSPLIALQHLDRSKYNNLTDGSGLAHLTSLVDLQHLDLS, from the coding sequence ATGTATATTCATAATTCAAGATTTAATTCTAGTCATTTCATTGTCAATACAGATTCTCATACTTACTATCGATCGAACAATCGTTTAAATTTTTCTGAACGAATAAATTTATTATGCAAAAAAATTTTTCAGTCTTCTCTGAACCCATTCTTCAGCTATATCAATAGAGATCAATTTCAATCTCAATGGAGAGAGATTTTTTGGGGGCGAAAGGAGATCGCCACAAATCGTCCAGGATCTGGTTTACCTTTACCAAGTTCGAGTCAAACTTTATGTTTTGTCCCTCCTTCTTACAAACTGAGCTTTCAGGATAAAACTTCTCTAAGTATCTCTAGTTCTCACATATCTTTGTTAATGGAAAAATCGCTCTATTTTAAGAGTCTTTGGTCGGGAAATTTCCAAGAAACTCTTCAAGATCCTCTCGATTTGACACAAAAAGAGTTTACTTATCTACTCAATTGCCTGGTGGATGCTAGCTTTAAAGTTCCTGTGGAAGATCTTCCTTCTTTCATTCAATTAGCCGATTATTATCAACTGGCAGAAGTTGTAAAAAATTTAGAAGAGCGGTTGCTTGATGCATATAAATCAGAAGAAGGTGAGCTATTTAATTCCACCGAAGACAGCCTAGTAAAATTAAAAGAAGTTTTAAATTTTGCACATCAATATCACTTAGACGCTTTAAAAAATTATCTAGAATTCACAGTCGTGAGTAATTTATTAAATCAGGCGCCTGATTTAACGGAATTTGAAAAAATTTTAAACCACTTCTTAAATGAGATAGAAGAGCTTAATTTTTCAAAGAATGCCCATTTGACTGATGCACATCTCTTAGCGTTAAAAAATTGTGAAAATTTGAAAGTACTTAATCTCCAAGCGTGCCACAATCTCACGGATGCTGGATTAGCGCATTTAACTCCCTTAGCCGCTTTAAAGCATTTAGATCTGAGTGGATGCGAGCTCACTGACGATGGATTAGTGCATTTAACGCCCTTAGCCGCTTTACAGCATTTAGATCTGAGCCATTGTAGAAATTTCACCGATGCTGGATTAGCGCATTTGAAACTCTTAGTGGCTTTACAGCATTTAAACTTGAGCCATTGTGGAAAGCTTACGGACGCTGGATTAGCGCATTTGAAACTCTTAGTGGCTTTACAGCATTTAGATCTGAGCCATTGTAGAAATTTCACCGATGCTGGATTAGCGCATTTGAAACTCTTAGTGGCTTTACAACATTTAAACTTGAGCTATTGTGGAAATCTTACGGACGCTGGATTAGCGCATTTAACACCTTTAATGGCTTTACAGCATTTAGATCTGAATGGGTGCCATAATCTCACTGACGCTGGATTGACGCATTTAACGTCCTTAGTGGTTTTACAGTATTTAAATCTGAGTTGGAACTATAACTTCACCGACGCTGGATTAGCACATTTAACACCCTTAATGGCTTTACAGCATTTAAACTTGAGCTATTGTGGAAATTTCACAGATGCTGGATTAGCGCATTTAACTTCCTTAGCCGCTTTAAAGCATTTAGATCTGATTGGATGCGAGCTCACTGACGATGGATTAGCGCATTTGAAACTCTTAGTGGCTTTACAACATTTAAACTTGAGCTATTGTGGAAAGCTCACTGACGATGGATTAGCGCATTTGAAACTCTTAGTGGCTTTACAGCATTTAGATCTGAGTGGATGCGATAAACTCACTGGTGCTGGATTAGCGCATTTGAAATTCTTAGTGGCTTTACAGCATTTAAATCTGAGCCATTGTGGAAAGCTCACTGACGATGGATTAGTGAATTTGACACCCTTAGCGGCTTTACGGCATTTAGATCTGAGTCATTGTGGAAAGCTCACTGGTGCTGGATTAGCGCATTTGAAATTCTTAGTGGCTTTACAGCATTTAAATCTGAGCCATTGTGGAAAGCTCACGGACGCTGGATTAGTGAATTTATCACCCTTAATGGCTTTACAGCATTTAGATCTGAGTCATTGTGGAAATCTCACGGACGCTGGATTAGTGAATTTATCACCCTTAATGGCTTTACAGCATTTAGATCTGAGTCATTGTGGAAATCTCACGGACGATGGATTAGTGAATTTGAAATTCTTAGTGGCTTTACAGCATTTAGATCTGAGTCATTGTGGAAATCTCACGGACGATGGATTAGCGCATTTATCACCTTTAATAGCTTTACAGCATTTAGATCGGAGTAAATACAATAATCTCACAGACGGTAGTGGATTGGCGCATTTAACGTCCTTAGTGGATTTGCAACATTTAGACCTAAGTTGA
- the sctU gene encoding type III secretion system export apparatus subunit SctU — MGDKTEKATPKKLKDAKKKGQIAKSQDLPTAFTFIASVAIILALASSLYHQLANFLVGTFRSVNTPELSGVIVNLFYKANEVIFLASIPTMALVALVGVTITFLTVGPVFAPEVFKFDIKKFNPVDNLKAKFKLKTLVELLKSVIKISIASYLIYKVMYNSIPVLIQTVSMPISGALIVFHAFLVEVVLKVGLFFIVVAVADFIYQKKTFAKEMMMEKFEVKQEYKNSEGDPHIKGKRRQIAQEIAYQEGPTGGVKRAQAVVTNPTHLAIAIGYERHMDAAPYILAMGKDVLAERIVKIAEKNDIPVLRNITLAHILWEQGEIYEYVPEDTYEALAEIMRWIASLKDGTEIPEPLNL, encoded by the coding sequence ATGGGCGACAAAACCGAGAAGGCGACCCCAAAAAAGCTAAAAGATGCAAAAAAAAAGGGGCAAATCGCGAAATCACAAGATTTGCCTACTGCCTTTACGTTTATAGCTTCAGTCGCCATCATTCTTGCTCTGGCTTCTAGCCTCTATCATCAATTAGCTAATTTTTTGGTTGGAACTTTCCGTTCCGTAAATACGCCGGAACTAAGCGGCGTCATTGTTAATTTATTTTATAAAGCCAATGAAGTAATTTTTTTAGCGAGCATCCCCACTATGGCCTTAGTTGCATTGGTTGGAGTAACCATTACATTTTTAACAGTTGGCCCAGTTTTTGCACCTGAAGTGTTTAAGTTCGATATTAAAAAATTCAACCCCGTCGATAACTTAAAGGCAAAATTTAAATTAAAAACACTGGTTGAGCTCCTGAAGTCCGTGATTAAAATTTCTATCGCGTCTTATTTGATTTATAAAGTGATGTATAATAGTATCCCGGTTTTGATTCAAACAGTGTCGATGCCCATTTCTGGCGCTTTAATTGTTTTTCATGCTTTTTTAGTCGAGGTTGTATTAAAGGTTGGATTATTTTTTATTGTTGTTGCGGTTGCAGACTTTATCTACCAAAAGAAAACATTCGCTAAAGAGATGATGATGGAAAAATTTGAAGTCAAACAAGAATATAAAAACAGCGAAGGTGATCCGCATATTAAAGGGAAACGACGACAAATTGCGCAAGAAATTGCTTATCAAGAGGGACCGACAGGTGGTGTTAAACGTGCCCAAGCAGTTGTCACTAACCCGACTCACTTAGCAATCGCAATTGGCTATGAAAGACACATGGATGCAGCTCCTTATATCTTAGCAATGGGTAAAGATGTTTTAGCTGAACGTATTGTAAAAATTGCTGAAAAAAATGACATCCCTGTTTTAAGGAATATTACTTTAGCGCATATTCTCTGGGAGCAAGGAGAAATTTATGAATATGTACCTGAAGACACTTATGAAGCCTTAGCAGAAATTATGCGTTGGATTGCCTCTTTAAAAGATGGAACTGAAATCCCCGAGCCTCTAAACTTATAA
- a CDS encoding CesT family type III secretion system chaperone: protein MVSSQFESILKEFELFFNCSLKADENESCLIQMGIGVNIQIELNREGKLLIGCRIATLPLGRFLHEVVKEALKANDFYPPSSGIFGFSHKSSNLILYTLIDPYQLDQNKIESILSPFVAKAKIWSDALNQGNVPYITEITNTPPAPPFGYQR, encoded by the coding sequence ATGGTTAGTAGCCAGTTTGAATCCATTTTGAAAGAATTCGAACTTTTTTTCAATTGTTCATTAAAAGCAGATGAAAATGAATCTTGTCTGATTCAAATGGGAATTGGAGTAAATATCCAAATTGAACTTAATCGAGAAGGAAAGTTATTAATTGGCTGCCGTATAGCCACACTTCCATTAGGGAGATTCCTTCATGAAGTAGTCAAAGAAGCTTTAAAAGCGAATGATTTTTATCCCCCTTCGAGCGGAATTTTTGGCTTTAGCCATAAATCCAGTAATTTAATTTTATATACTTTAATTGATCCTTATCAGTTAGACCAAAACAAAATTGAAAGCATTCTTTCACCTTTTGTTGCCAAAGCGAAAATTTGGTCCGATGCTCTCAATCAAGGAAATGTTCCGTATATTACAGAAATTACCAATACTCCTCCTGCACCTCCATTTGGTTATCAAAGATGA
- the sctV gene encoding type III secretion system export apparatus subunit SctV, which translates to MRKILDGITARLGGDRSLEAISKSSDIALAVLIIGILVMIIFPVNPHVIDYLIAINLSSSIALLMVALYIPSAVHLSIFPSLLLITTLYRLGLNIASTRQILLHANAGEIIFQFGNFVVGGNFVVGGVIFLIITLVQFLVITKGAERVAEVAARFTLDAMPGKQMSIDADMRAGILDSNQAREKRLAIQRESQLYGAMDGAMKFVKGDAIAGIVITLINVIGGMIIGMTMNEMEASDAAKTYALLSIGDGLISQIPALLISITAGIVTTRVSGSEKVENLGTEISGQILKQPKALMITAAFLMGMSLVPGFPMPPFLIAAAALGLIGYALWSNEQKALLGGGSVGSMGGGTIQSAAGSDSSVETSVRGHKVISGGGVDSYALTLPVVLEVGRGLSIEIQKANKGTSFIDQMIPKMRQALYADLGVRFPGVHVRTDSPILDKDEYSIHLNEVPIVRGKVLENHLLTNESEENLKRYNLPFVSYKNSLGLPSLWVDAKNKELLDKAGIRYWSSLEVMILHLSYFFRHYANEFVGIQEVKSMLEFVEKSFPDLVKEVTRLIPLQKMTDIFKRLIQEQISIKDLRTILEALGEWAQTEKDTVLLTEYVRSSLKRFISYKYSQGQSVLSVYILDPEIEDMVRGAIKQTSAGSYLALDPDSVQLILQGVRNTVSPPPPGGQPPVILTAIDVRRFVRKLIEMEFTDISVVSYQEIVPEIRIQPLGRIQIS; encoded by the coding sequence ATTCGTAAAATCCTAGATGGAATTACAGCTCGATTAGGCGGAGATCGCTCGCTCGAAGCAATTTCGAAATCCAGCGACATTGCATTAGCCGTTTTAATCATCGGTATTCTTGTTATGATTATTTTTCCTGTCAATCCCCATGTGATTGACTATTTAATCGCTATCAATCTTTCTTCTTCAATTGCCCTTTTAATGGTTGCTCTTTACATTCCAAGCGCTGTTCATTTGTCTATTTTTCCTTCTCTGCTTTTGATTACCACGTTATACCGCTTAGGATTAAATATTGCTTCTACTAGACAAATTCTTTTACACGCTAATGCTGGAGAAATCATTTTCCAGTTCGGTAACTTCGTCGTTGGAGGAAATTTCGTCGTTGGAGGCGTTATCTTCTTAATTATCACTTTAGTTCAGTTCTTAGTGATCACAAAAGGGGCAGAAAGAGTCGCCGAAGTCGCTGCCCGTTTTACATTGGATGCGATGCCTGGTAAACAAATGAGCATCGACGCAGACATGCGTGCAGGAATTTTGGATTCCAATCAAGCTCGCGAAAAAAGATTAGCCATCCAAAGAGAGAGTCAATTATATGGAGCAATGGACGGGGCAATGAAGTTCGTTAAAGGAGATGCGATTGCAGGTATCGTCATTACTTTAATTAATGTTATTGGTGGAATGATCATCGGAATGACCATGAATGAAATGGAAGCAAGTGATGCAGCCAAAACTTATGCGTTATTATCTATTGGAGATGGATTGATCTCTCAAATTCCCGCTCTTTTAATTTCGATTACTGCCGGTATTGTGACAACTCGTGTTTCTGGAAGCGAAAAAGTTGAAAATTTAGGGACTGAAATCTCTGGTCAAATTTTAAAACAACCTAAAGCTCTTATGATTACCGCCGCATTTTTGATGGGCATGAGCTTGGTTCCCGGTTTTCCGATGCCTCCTTTTCTAATTGCTGCTGCTGCACTTGGTTTGATTGGTTATGCTTTATGGAGCAATGAACAAAAAGCCTTGTTAGGTGGAGGAAGCGTTGGTTCCATGGGTGGAGGGACAATTCAGTCTGCCGCTGGTAGCGATTCTTCAGTAGAAACCTCTGTAAGAGGTCATAAAGTTATCTCTGGGGGTGGAGTTGACAGCTATGCATTAACACTCCCAGTCGTATTAGAGGTTGGCAGAGGGTTGTCTATAGAAATTCAAAAAGCAAATAAAGGGACAAGCTTTATCGATCAAATGATTCCCAAAATGAGACAAGCACTTTACGCCGATTTAGGAGTTCGTTTTCCCGGTGTACATGTGCGAACTGACTCACCCATTTTAGATAAAGATGAATACTCAATTCACTTAAATGAAGTTCCCATTGTGCGAGGAAAAGTTTTAGAAAATCATCTACTTACCAATGAATCGGAAGAAAACCTTAAACGTTATAATCTTCCTTTCGTTTCTTATAAAAACTCGTTAGGTCTTCCTTCTCTTTGGGTGGATGCAAAAAACAAAGAGCTATTAGATAAAGCTGGAATCCGTTACTGGAGCTCTTTGGAAGTGATGATCTTACATTTATCTTACTTCTTCCGTCATTATGCGAATGAATTTGTTGGAATTCAAGAAGTTAAATCGATGTTAGAGTTTGTTGAAAAATCTTTTCCCGATCTCGTCAAAGAAGTCACACGTTTGATACCGCTTCAAAAAATGACAGATATTTTCAAACGTTTGATCCAAGAGCAAATTTCGATCAAAGATTTAAGAACAATTTTAGAAGCCCTTGGTGAGTGGGCCCAAACTGAAAAAGATACCGTTCTTTTGACAGAATACGTCCGCTCATCGCTCAAAAGGTTTATTAGCTATAAATATTCTCAGGGTCAGTCCGTTCTATCAGTCTATATTTTAGACCCTGAAATTGAAGATATGGTAAGAGGTGCCATTAAACAGACATCAGCCGGGTCTTATTTAGCCCTAGATCCTGATTCTGTTCAACTTATTTTACAAGGTGTACGCAATACGGTATCTCCTCCTCCTCCCGGTGGACAACCGCCCGTTATTTTGACTGCAATCGACGTGAGACGATTCGTTCGAAAACTCATTGAAATGGAATTTACTGATATTTCTGTGGTTTCTTACCAAGAGATTGTTCCTGAAATCCGCATACAGCCTTTAGGGCGTATCCAGATTTCTTAA
- a CDS encoding leucine-rich repeat domain-containing protein: MTLLAALTHLDLSKYNNLTDVGLAHLTSLVDLQHLDLS; this comes from the coding sequence TTGACACTTTTAGCGGCTTTAACGCATTTAGATCTGAGTAAATACAATAATCTCACTGACGTTGGATTGGCGCATTTAACGTCCTTAGTGGATTTGCAACATTTAGACTTAAGTTGA
- a CDS encoding 4-alpha-glucanotransferase yields the protein MIDPTFLLHSLAAKQWERIGIKHHHGINVPLFSVHSSQSCGIGEFTDLFLLIDWCKSINFDLIQLLPLNDSGLGTSPYSALSAFALSPLYLGLHALPHLEEFPSLHDELKAIPKLSNHQRVDYKLVRENKERFLHHYYEQAGSLILNSQAYQAFVQNNAWLKGYAVFKTLKSQYQWSNWESWPIVDQSPTPELLEKVYAKHQSEVDFHCLIQYLCDQQLKSVKEYADRHGVYLMGDIPILIDRDSADVWLHRSLFDLEFSAGAPPDMYSSEGQNWGFPIYNWEALAQENYRWWIDRLNWSCRYYHIYRIDHIIGFFRIWSIRRSLTSRQGEFIPSDEATWVDHGQRIMCVMLRECEMLPIGEDLGAVPDRVRECLSALGICGTRVMRWERLWKDNGRFLLPQEYPEHSMTTVSTHDSETLQQWWQSFPLEAQVFAQLKGWSYHPYLNREYQKEILWDSHHTSSLFHINLLQEYLALIPGLTWPHLEDERINIPGIISERNWSYRFKPSLEELTSHPALTYLMQQLII from the coding sequence ATGATAGATCCTACTTTCTTACTTCATTCTCTTGCGGCTAAACAGTGGGAGCGAATCGGTATCAAGCACCATCATGGAATCAATGTTCCTTTATTTAGTGTTCATTCCTCTCAATCATGCGGAATTGGGGAATTTACAGACCTTTTTCTTTTAATCGATTGGTGTAAGTCGATCAATTTTGATTTAATTCAGCTCCTCCCTTTGAATGATAGCGGTCTTGGAACCAGTCCCTACAGTGCCCTATCAGCCTTTGCTTTAAGTCCCCTCTATTTAGGGTTACATGCTTTACCACATTTAGAAGAATTTCCCTCTTTGCATGATGAATTAAAAGCTATTCCTAAATTATCTAACCATCAACGCGTTGACTATAAGCTTGTGCGTGAAAATAAAGAACGTTTTTTACACCATTATTATGAACAAGCCGGTTCTTTGATTTTAAATAGCCAAGCTTACCAAGCATTTGTTCAAAACAATGCCTGGTTAAAGGGATATGCTGTTTTTAAAACTTTAAAGTCTCAATATCAATGGTCGAATTGGGAAAGTTGGCCCATTGTTGATCAATCTCCCACGCCAGAATTGTTAGAAAAAGTATATGCCAAGCATCAATCCGAAGTCGATTTTCACTGCCTCATTCAATATCTTTGTGATCAACAGCTTAAATCTGTGAAGGAATATGCCGATCGACATGGCGTTTATCTCATGGGTGATATTCCTATTTTGATTGATCGAGATAGCGCTGATGTTTGGTTACATAGATCTCTATTTGATTTAGAATTTTCGGCCGGAGCTCCTCCTGATATGTACAGTAGTGAAGGGCAAAATTGGGGCTTCCCAATTTACAATTGGGAAGCCCTCGCTCAGGAAAATTACCGTTGGTGGATAGATCGTTTAAATTGGTCTTGTCGCTATTATCATATTTATCGTATCGACCATATTATTGGTTTTTTCCGCATTTGGTCTATTCGTCGCAGTTTAACGAGTCGACAAGGAGAATTTATTCCTTCTGATGAAGCAACTTGGGTCGATCATGGACAACGCATTATGTGTGTTATGCTTAGAGAATGTGAAATGCTTCCTATCGGAGAAGACCTTGGTGCAGTCCCTGATCGGGTCAGAGAATGTTTAAGCGCACTTGGCATTTGTGGAACCCGTGTAATGCGTTGGGAACGGCTTTGGAAAGATAATGGCCGTTTTCTTCTCCCACAAGAATATCCAGAACATAGCATGACAACTGTTTCAACTCATGACAGCGAAACCTTACAACAGTGGTGGCAATCTTTTCCTTTAGAAGCTCAAGTCTTCGCTCAACTTAAGGGCTGGTCTTACCACCCTTATTTAAATCGTGAATACCAAAAAGAAATTTTATGGGACAGCCATCACACAAGCAGTTTATTTCATATTAATCTTTTACAAGAATATTTGGCTCTTATTCCTGGTTTGACTTGGCCTCACCTAGAAGATGAGCGGATTAATATCCCAGGAATTATCTCTGAAAGAAATTGGAGCTATCGATTCAAACCAAGTTTAGAAGAACTCACCTCTCATCCAGCATTAACCTACCTTATGCAACAACTTATTATTTAA